The Sedimentisphaera salicampi genome includes a region encoding these proteins:
- a CDS encoding YibE/F family protein, translated as MKNRDLTAVIVFILCCAGLLFVPTGFKTNTDRGSRHARAKVLSIDNSDLQQFSIVLTGSQRMEVEVLSGEHEGEKFQAINQLQGRMEFDEIYEKGDTILIEYRYKADSTTAYSRGHYRIHLEILLAVMFAVFLVSVAGWTGTKALLSFVFAALMIWKLLIPAMLKGWNPYPISVFTVAALTASVSFLVGGINKRGLATFAGSFSGLVFASVLAVVFTNLFSVDGAVRPFAESLLYAGFPELDLNAIFTCGIFIACSGAVMDLAMDISSAMHEIKHKRPDIHFTEHILSGLRVGRNVIGTMTTTLLLAYSGGYTTMLMYYMGQGTPLIEFFNLKLVSAEILNVLVGSFGLVAVAPFTALVAGLLFKTDKHEAENGKPV; from the coding sequence TTTGCTGCGCCGGCCTGCTTTTTGTGCCCACCGGCTTCAAAACCAACACCGACCGGGGCTCAAGGCATGCAAGGGCTAAGGTTCTCTCGATTGACAACAGCGACCTCCAGCAGTTCTCAATCGTGCTTACAGGCAGCCAGCGGATGGAGGTTGAGGTGCTCTCAGGTGAGCACGAGGGGGAGAAATTTCAGGCGATTAACCAGCTTCAGGGCAGGATGGAATTTGATGAGATATACGAAAAGGGCGATACAATCCTCATCGAATACCGCTACAAAGCAGACTCAACAACCGCATATTCCCGCGGGCACTACCGAATACATCTGGAAATCCTGCTGGCTGTAATGTTTGCTGTGTTCCTCGTGTCTGTAGCCGGCTGGACGGGAACAAAGGCTCTGCTGTCGTTCGTATTTGCTGCTCTTATGATATGGAAGCTGCTTATACCTGCCATGCTCAAGGGCTGGAATCCATACCCCATTTCCGTGTTTACCGTGGCCGCATTAACCGCCTCGGTGAGCTTTCTCGTGGGCGGGATAAACAAACGAGGCCTTGCCACATTCGCAGGTTCGTTCTCCGGGCTCGTGTTTGCCAGCGTTTTAGCGGTGGTATTCACGAATCTGTTCAGTGTTGACGGGGCGGTACGGCCGTTTGCCGAATCGCTGCTTTATGCCGGGTTCCCTGAGCTGGATTTGAACGCAATATTTACCTGCGGGATTTTTATTGCCTGCTCTGGTGCGGTGATGGATTTGGCGATGGATATATCCTCCGCAATGCACGAGATCAAGCATAAAAGGCCTGATATACATTTCACCGAGCATATCCTTTCCGGTTTGAGAGTGGGAAGAAATGTTATCGGAACTATGACAACAACCCTCCTGCTTGCCTATTCCGGCGGATATACAACTATGCTGATGTATTATATGGGGCAGGGGACTCCTCTGATTGAATTTTTCAACCTGAAGCTCGTTTCCGCTGAGATACTAAATGTGCTTGTGGGAAGCTTCGGGCTCGTGGCTGTTGCCCCGTTTACAGCTTTAGTAGCTGGGCTGCTCTTCAAAACCGATAAACACGAAGCCGAAAACGGCAAACCGGTTTAA